The Polyodon spathula isolate WHYD16114869_AA chromosome 23, ASM1765450v1, whole genome shotgun sequence genome has a window encoding:
- the LOC121298027 gene encoding dolichyl-diphosphooligosaccharide--protein glycosyltransferase subunit 1-like isoform X1, translating into MNRSVLRPLFLVLLAGLCRAEQPDSSLLNEEVKRTVDLSSHLAKITADITVSNPGGSAAQSIVIALDPELQGHLAYIGVTVKGDEEEDSRLELQETTVRGKSGKFFRARFPSPLAGGAKLKLSLETVYTHVLLPYPTHISQAEKQFVVFEGNHYFYSPYPTRTQSTRARLASKNVESYSKLGNPSKSDEVIEYGPFKDIAPYSQDAMKIHYENNAPFLTITDITRTIEVSHWGNIAVEETVDLRHTGAMLKGPFSRYDYQRQSDSGISSIKSFKTILPAAAQDVYYRDEIGNISTSHLLVLDDSVEMEIRPRFPLFGGWKTHYMVGYNLPSYEYLYNLGDQYALKMRLVDHVFDDQVIDSLTVRLILPEGARNIQVDSPYSIQRDPDDLHYTYLDTFGRPVVVAHKKNLVEQHIQDVVVHYNFNKILMLQEPLLVVGAFYILFFTVIVYVRLDFSITKDPAVEVRMKVASITEQVLTLVNKRLGLYRHFDEVINKYKQSRDTGALNSGRKTLEAEHRTLTNEVASLQSCLKAEGSDLADKVGEIQKLDVQVKELASRSCQEAERLVAGKVKKETYIESEKQLSAKRQDLVTRIDSLLDAL; encoded by the exons ATGAATCGTTCCGTCCTACGCCCCCTCTTTCTCGTCCTGTTGGCCGGGCTCTGCCGCGCCGAGCAGCCCGACAGCTCCCTCCTGAACGAGGAGGTGAAGCGGACCGTCGACCTGAGCTCGCACCTGGCCAAAATCACCGCCGACATCACCGTGTCCAACCCGGGCGGCTCGGCGGCCCAGAGCATCGTTATCGCGCTGGATCCAGAGCTTCAGGGCCACCTGGCTTACATCGGAGTGACT GTGAAGGGAGACGAGGAGGAGGACAGTCGGCTTGAGCTGCAGGAGACCACAGTCAGGGGGAAGAG TGGGAAGTTCTTCCGCGCGCGCTTCCCCTCACCGCTGGCAGGGGGCGCCAAGCTGAAGCTGTCCCTGGAGACGGTGTACACCCACGTCCTGCTGCCCTACCCCACACACATCAGCCAGGCGGAGAAGCAGTTCGTAGTGTTTGAGGGGAACCATTACTTCTACTCGCCGTACCCGACCCGCACCCAGAGCACCCGAGCCCGCCTCGCCTCCAAGAACGTGGAGAGCTACAGCAAGCTGGGCAACCCCAGCAAGAGCGACGAGGTCATCGAGTACGGGCCCTTCAAGGACATCGCCCCCTACAGCcag GATGCTATGAAGATTCACTATGAGAACAACGCCCCCTTCCTGACGATCACGGACATCACGCGGACCATCGAGGTGTCTCACTGGGGCAACATCGCCGTGGAGGAGACGGTGGACCTGCGCCACACGGGCGCCATGCTCAAGGGACCTTTCTCACGTTACGACTACCAGCGGCAGTCCGACAGCGGCATCTCCTCCATCAAGTCATTCAAG aCAATCCTGCCCGCAGCTGCCCAGGATGTTTATTACCGGGATGAGATTGGCAACATCTCCACCAGCCACCTGCTGGTGCTGGATGACTCCGTGGAGATGGAGATCCGGCCTCGCTTCCCTCTCTTCGGAGGCTGGAAGACCCACTACATGGTCGGCTACAACCTGCCCAGCTATGAGTACCTGTACAACCTGG GTGACCAGTACGCTCTGAAGATGAGGCTGGTGGACCATGTGTTCGATGACCAGGTTATCGACTCCCTCACTGTCAGACTCATCCTGCCCGAAGGAGCCAG GAATATCCAAGTGGACTCTCCCTACTCCATCCAGCGCGACCCTGATGACCTGCACTACACCTATCTGGACACGTTCGGCCGGCCCGTGGTCGTGGCTCACAAGAAGAATCTGGTGGAGCAGCACATCCAAGACGTGGTG GTCCATTACAACTTCAACAAGATCCTGATGTTGCAGGAGCCCCTGCTGGTGGTTGGTGCTTTCTACATTCTCTTCTTCACAGTCATTGTGTACGTGAGACTGGACTTCTCCATTACCAAG GACCCCGCTGTGGAGGTGCGTATGAAGGTGGCCTCGATCACGGAGCAGGTCCTGACCCTGGTGAACAAGCGGCTGGGCCTGTACCGCCACTTCGACGAGGTCATCAACAAGTACAAGCAGTCCCGCGACACAGGAGCGCTCAACAGCGGCCGCAAGACCCTGGAGGCAGAGCACCGCACCCTCACCAACGAGGTGGCCTCGCTGCAGTCATGCCTCAAAGCAGAGGGCTCCGACCTGGCCGACAAG gtGGGTGAGATCCAGAAGCTGGACGTCCAGGTGAAGGAGCTTGCGTCCCGGTCCTGCCAAGAGGCAGAGAGGCTGGTCGCTGGGAAGGTGAAGAAGGAGACGTACATCGAGAGCGAGAAGCAGCTGTCTGCCAAGCGCCAGGACCTGGTGACCCGCATAGACAGCCTGCTGGACGCCTTGTAA
- the LOC121298027 gene encoding dolichyl-diphosphooligosaccharide--protein glycosyltransferase subunit 1-like isoform X2: protein MNRSVLRPLFLVLLAGLCRAEQPDSSLLNEEVKRTVDLSSHLAKITADITVSNPGGSAAQSIVIALDPELQGHLAYIGVTVKGDEEEDSRLELQETTVRGKSGKFFRARFPSPLAGGAKLKLSLETVYTHVLLPYPTHISQAEKQFVVFEGNHYFYSPYPTRTQSTRARLASKNVESYSKLGNPSKSDEVIEYGPFKDIAPYSQDAMKIHYENNAPFLTITDITRTIEVSHWGNIAVEETVDLRHTGAMLKGPFSRYDYQRQSDSGISSIKSFKTILPAAAQDVYYRDEIGNISTSHLLVLDDSVEMEIRPRFPLFGGWKTHYMVGYNLPSYEYLYNLGDQYALKMRLVDHVFDDQVIDSLTVRLILPEGARNIQVDSPYSIQRDPDDLHYTYLDTFGRPVVVAHKKNLVEQHIQDVVVHYNFNKILMLQEPLLVVGAFYILFFTVIVYVRLDFSITKDPAVEVRMKVASITEQVLTLVNKRLGLYRHFDEVINKYKQSRDTGALNSGRKTLEAEHRTLTNEVASLQSCLKAEGSDLADKVGEIDLFCSLSQVKQRSIQSCVCLCTL, encoded by the exons ATGAATCGTTCCGTCCTACGCCCCCTCTTTCTCGTCCTGTTGGCCGGGCTCTGCCGCGCCGAGCAGCCCGACAGCTCCCTCCTGAACGAGGAGGTGAAGCGGACCGTCGACCTGAGCTCGCACCTGGCCAAAATCACCGCCGACATCACCGTGTCCAACCCGGGCGGCTCGGCGGCCCAGAGCATCGTTATCGCGCTGGATCCAGAGCTTCAGGGCCACCTGGCTTACATCGGAGTGACT GTGAAGGGAGACGAGGAGGAGGACAGTCGGCTTGAGCTGCAGGAGACCACAGTCAGGGGGAAGAG TGGGAAGTTCTTCCGCGCGCGCTTCCCCTCACCGCTGGCAGGGGGCGCCAAGCTGAAGCTGTCCCTGGAGACGGTGTACACCCACGTCCTGCTGCCCTACCCCACACACATCAGCCAGGCGGAGAAGCAGTTCGTAGTGTTTGAGGGGAACCATTACTTCTACTCGCCGTACCCGACCCGCACCCAGAGCACCCGAGCCCGCCTCGCCTCCAAGAACGTGGAGAGCTACAGCAAGCTGGGCAACCCCAGCAAGAGCGACGAGGTCATCGAGTACGGGCCCTTCAAGGACATCGCCCCCTACAGCcag GATGCTATGAAGATTCACTATGAGAACAACGCCCCCTTCCTGACGATCACGGACATCACGCGGACCATCGAGGTGTCTCACTGGGGCAACATCGCCGTGGAGGAGACGGTGGACCTGCGCCACACGGGCGCCATGCTCAAGGGACCTTTCTCACGTTACGACTACCAGCGGCAGTCCGACAGCGGCATCTCCTCCATCAAGTCATTCAAG aCAATCCTGCCCGCAGCTGCCCAGGATGTTTATTACCGGGATGAGATTGGCAACATCTCCACCAGCCACCTGCTGGTGCTGGATGACTCCGTGGAGATGGAGATCCGGCCTCGCTTCCCTCTCTTCGGAGGCTGGAAGACCCACTACATGGTCGGCTACAACCTGCCCAGCTATGAGTACCTGTACAACCTGG GTGACCAGTACGCTCTGAAGATGAGGCTGGTGGACCATGTGTTCGATGACCAGGTTATCGACTCCCTCACTGTCAGACTCATCCTGCCCGAAGGAGCCAG GAATATCCAAGTGGACTCTCCCTACTCCATCCAGCGCGACCCTGATGACCTGCACTACACCTATCTGGACACGTTCGGCCGGCCCGTGGTCGTGGCTCACAAGAAGAATCTGGTGGAGCAGCACATCCAAGACGTGGTG GTCCATTACAACTTCAACAAGATCCTGATGTTGCAGGAGCCCCTGCTGGTGGTTGGTGCTTTCTACATTCTCTTCTTCACAGTCATTGTGTACGTGAGACTGGACTTCTCCATTACCAAG GACCCCGCTGTGGAGGTGCGTATGAAGGTGGCCTCGATCACGGAGCAGGTCCTGACCCTGGTGAACAAGCGGCTGGGCCTGTACCGCCACTTCGACGAGGTCATCAACAAGTACAAGCAGTCCCGCGACACAGGAGCGCTCAACAGCGGCCGCAAGACCCTGGAGGCAGAGCACCGCACCCTCACCAACGAGGTGGCCTCGCTGCAGTCATGCCTCAAAGCAGAGGGCTCCGACCTGGCCGACAAG GTGGGTGAGATTGATCTCTTCTGTTCTTTGTCCCAGGTGAAGCAGCGGAGTATCcagtcctgtgtgtgtctctgtacactgtga